The genomic interval ttcctgtccaaaaattTAGTCCTATCCCTATCCCGGTCCCTAAACCTTACCCAACTTAAATCCCCCaaatccctaaaatcagagggacaTGAttactgatgtagaagcacctaatcCTGGTTAGCCTAcctgacataaactgtaaacttgtctctcagatctgattggctgactggaatgttgttccaggatcaaaaaatatgttaatcCAGGAACATGCTGTTCTTGGTGAAATCTCTCTGGGGAAGGTGACTGTTCATGAACGTATGATAGGTGAACTAATCTAATCTAACATTTAGCACCTAATGTTTCAAAACACCAAAGcctgataaagaaaaaaaaacctttatgatgataataataattatatccAATAGGTAATGATACTAATActaataggctaataataataatcacactttaataataataattaataataagtacaattacattttctgtcatttaccTGTATTAAATGGCAAAATAAATAAGACACTTACTTCAGCCTCCTCAGGACAGGGTGGGCCAAATAGCGCTGACACATTTTGCTCCATTACTTGATCGATGAAAGCCCGAAGTGAAATTTTTGCGTTACAGTCTGTGTCCATGTATACAAAGTCAAAGGTGAAATTTCCACTGAGAGAGGGATTTGCGTTGATCTTGTCTATGGCTATTTGCATTGCAGACCCCAACCTAAGCAAACTAAAAGGGTAGGAAATGTTCCGAGGAGCTTGGAGCCCAACCGTAAACTTATACTGGGTTGATTTGTTGCAAATAACAGAGTTTGTAAGAgctgaaaaagaaacaaaaatcaGCACCCACCATTTTATGGTTCCACTTACGTCTGACATCCTACCTGCATAAAACTAAGTCAAATTGATCGGCTTTCAGACATACAGGGAGATTTAAATGGACCTCGTCTTCCCTGGGGAAATTAATTCTAATCAAGGGTTTCTCTGGAGAAAGAGCACTTTGCACCTATAGTGCAAGTTCTCAGCCAGTTTTCACTAGTATGGCTGCCATTAAAGCAAAAGgtaatgaaaaatacatataaacatttttaacatgttttaaaaatgcagtCCTTAATGTTGTAAAGTATAAGTAAGAGGTCACATACTAAATATAGAAAGTGGAGAGAGGTATTGCATGCAGATCTGtacattttcctttttgattTTGTGTATATCACTTCAACTATGACCTAAATTAGACTTCAATCAACAAGACTCAAATCCGCAGAGGCCTTGGcagctttcatttatttaatttcattgtcTATTATCAGAACAGATTACAAAATCCAAAGGTGCTCGCATTTTATCTGTCATTACAGTCGAATGTCAAAGTTCAGCTGGGACGTTCTTCCTAAACTGCAGTGATAATGATGCTGAGGCAAATGAGGTAAGAAAACAGTGTGTGTTCATAAGGTGATGTTGTGTCATGCTTCACTGAAGCTGAAAGGTGTTAATAAGAGGTGTGACAAGGTTAGACTAGTGCTGCTCTCTTGCTAACAAGGGTTTAAGGGTCCCAGTGGCCTGCCTGATGCGGTCACTTTAAACTGCAAAGTTGTAAATTATCGGTTGAATCAGCAAAATGTTACTGCAAACCACCAGAGACAGCTATTTACTCCACTGAAAATCTGGTAAAAGGCACATGGATCTTAGCGATAATATGATTACCTGAACTTTGCAACGTTAAACCCAACTTTTACACTGCATGCAATTCAATGTCACACTGACCAGCAAAGGCAAATGTCATAGTCCACCTTTTATACTAGCTTCTCAGCATGCAGACATTAAAGCACAAACTTGTGAAGCTTGTGCAACACACATTTACTTCACAGGATTTCATTGTATAGCCGATGATTCTGTTTTTGTTCAGTCATTTGTATTATCAGGGAACAGATAGCAGGAATTGGTTCAAAGGTCACTCATGTGCTAGTTTTATTGGACCTGAGACCATGCCTTTCTCCTCAGTCTTCTTGTGGCTATAGCAAACCTGCGCAAGGGACTGTCTCTCAGGAGTTTTTCTTCCAGTTCCATCACCTGACGGACATACCGGACTCCTGCAGGTTACCCAGGTGCTTGCTTCTAAAAAACCTGAGCTTCCATCTTTTTATTTGCTTAATTTCATATCCATATACCAATACATGTAAACATAATGTTACGCATGACAGCTGATGTTTTTGGTGTGCTGATATAAATTTGCATTTATTGTTATgcatgttttaaacaaaaactgcataatataaaaataattttgtaaattaaaaatcaaaatagtagggatgtttttaattttaactacAAGTAGGTTTTGTAACCATAGAGGAAGATGCATTTAACTTGGTTGGTCAGAATAAGTTTGAGAATCCTTTATTAGAATTACCTTGTGAGGGTGATTTGAGTCAGAGTTCTGATGAATAAAATGACTTTTAACATAGGTGTGAATTTGCTGGCCATGCACAAAAACCAAAACCAGACTTTGATTGTTGCAATATCAGAGTATATTCTTAATAAGAAGGGTGTATATATCGATAAAAGAACGtttctttgtacttttacaAAGGGTAGTTGATGCTCTTGAGACTGGAAAAGGTTTTACAACCATTGCTAGACTTTGGCCTCCATAAATGCATGGGTAGGCAGATAATGTACTAAATCCAATAGCATTATTATAATAGCCGTGTGTAATACTGGAGGCCATGTAGAATACTAGAGGAACAGCAACTGGAGGATGTTAAGAAGGAATTTCACTGCTTTTGTCATAGTTTTCTTTAACAGCCAGACACATtagtttttttctcagttggacTGTACCGTGTTCTTCAACCTTTGAACAAACTGATTTGTCTTCATCAGTATCTTCTAATCAGCACAGCATCAAAACAGTGCTAATGTAATTACAGGGACCTTGACTTTCCTGTAAATTCACCTACTGTAAATATGACCACATAGAAGTAAATTATGTATGTTATGTATGAAACAGCCCCTCTATATTccagaaattttattttcaatactgttttatttttttcagctgcTCCAACAGACCCTGCACATTATGCAGTTCTTGTTAGAGTTCCTTTTTACCCCACTGTCCACTTCAGGACTGGTGTTTCTGTTCAGCCTCGCAGCTGTAGCCCTGGTCCATCTCAACACCAGGCCGAAACCACTGCAGCCACCCACAGACCTCAACCAGCAGACTGTGGGCGTTGCGGTGAGTGCAATCATTTGTCAGCTGAACTTTAATATGCACTTTTAAAGCaatataataaatcaataatttgtctttttaaaacatCTCATAAATGCTTTAGTCCGACTGTAATTACCAGTACCAGGTTAGTTTTGCGAATTGCCGGAGGGATTGAGAACCAGGACGATGAAGCAGGCTCGGAGGACTACGATGGAGCCAGAGGGATTGAGAACCAGGGTAACGGAGCAAGCTCTGAAGACTAAGGTGGAGCTGGAGGGATTGACAACCAGAATGATGGCGCAGGCTCTGAGTATTAAGGTGCAGCCAGAGGAATTGAGAACCAGGATGATAAAGCAGGCTCGGAGGACTAAGGTGGAGCCGGAGGGATTGAGAACTAGGATGGCGGAGCAGGCTCGGAGGACTAAATTGGAGCTGGAGGGATTGACAACCAGAATGATGGTGCAGGCTCGGAGGTCTAAGGTGAAGCTGAAGGGATTGAGAACCAGGACGACGGAGTAGGCTCGGAGGACTAAGGTGGAGCTGGAGGGATTGACAACCAGAATGATGGCGCAGGCTTGGAGGACTAAGGTGGAGGCAGAAGATTGGAGGACCAAGGTTGAGCCAGGGGCTCAGAAGACTGCGGTGGAGCTGGTGGGAGTGAGGGACAAGGTGAACCCAGGGATGATGGAGGACCCCAGTGGAATCTAagaaggtcaaacatgggcGCTGGGTCAAGCTCCAGGACAGATATGGTCACAGGCTCATTCTCCGGGACATTTCCACTAATTGAGAATCCGTGGCGACGTGGGCTCTGGACCAtcaaaaaaaaagggggggtggggggggggatCTGATGTTTTAATCCATCACTGAGTAAATACACAGACATAACTAAATTAGAAACAGGTGAATGTAATCTGTAACCATGGAGAGAAAATAGCACATGAGAACCAAGgtaacaaaggaaacaggaactaaaaaCAGGAAACAAGAACATATAAACTAAGAGTCCTAGGAACAGAAACCAAGTTAGAATGTGACAATAGTAGTGTGTGTACTGTATCACTTCATAAGGTTCTTGTGTCTGATTTTAtctgattttatttatgattCTAAAAGTCGTTTATAGTAGCGCTTCGATGGTTTAATATCTTGCAATTTTTATTTACAGGATGGCGCTAGAAAATCAGCACTTTTGAAAGATGACAACTTGATCTCGTACATGTATGAGGATGCCAAAACTCTATATGATGTTTTTCAAAGAGGACTACGTGTCTCAGGTGAGAAGTCATGAGGTCAAAATTTACAGCAtcattaaatattgatattcaTCATTGAATATTGATATGAAGTCCTACATTTATGATAGCTATACAAGTTAGTTCACATCCCTGGTGCATCCAATCTGATATCCACTCACTTTAACATGATCTGTCTTCTGTTAACATGGTCTGTATGACATTTCATCTTTATCATGCAGGAAATGGACTGTGCTTGGGGTACAGAAAGAAGGGGCAACCTTATCAGTGGCTTAAATACAAACAGGTATTTGTACCAACCACAAACAGAATCTATTTGCTTATAATTAACGAGGGAGGACAACTAAGGTCTTTGTTCCAATCCTTGCCTCTGATTGTCTCAGGTTTCAGACAGAGCTGAGTTCTTGGGATCTGGACTTCTCCACCGTGGCCAAAAGCCATCACAAGAATCCTCTGTTGGCATCTTTGCCCAGAACCGGCCAGAGGTGACATAATAAGTCTAAACATGAATCAAAATTTGCACTATATCATACTGTATTATCATCagtattattgtcttttttcactttaaatatCCAACTCTCTTAATAAAAGATAAATTCAACTGAAAGGCAAAACTACATAAGATAAGgcttgtttattttcatttatgcaataaacaaacaaaaaaaatatggcaaaaaaaaaaaaaaatagccagTAAAACAAGGCTATTTAAACCTCTCTTCCCTATTTTCAGTGGATTATCTCAGAGCTGGCCTGCTATACTTATTCCATGGTGGCAGTGCCTCTTTACGACACCTTGGGACCTGAGGCTCTTGTGTTCATCATTAATAGAGGTACTTAAGCCTGCTTGCTTGTATGCTTCATTAGAGGTGTTGGTCAAAGCAGCTTTAGGGATCACACCTGCTGAACCGCTGACTTCTAATCCTTCAGAAGAAGATAGTGAACTTAGTGACCTTGCTTTTTCCTTCAGAGTTCTTCCAGAGTTCAAGCTGCCTTGTTTACCTTCACATAATTATATAACTTGTTTTCTATTTCAGTAATGAAAATAGTGATGttatgcgcatgcgtattacgtgttcagtctataggtgcgttttttttttacaaagtgacatctccaactactggcctggcatatATAACACAGCGTTTTTGGTCATTTTCActgatccgtgtgaacagggattgCTTTGATaatgttgtcgtctgtatgcAAACAACgtaaaggaaaaacttttcagtttttagtagctacatcattgtcatgtaaatgcacCCTTAGTTTGGATTTGGTCTGTTACTGTTTGCCTGTGTTTCGGTCTTTGTTAATTTACTGATTGTGTTACGCACCTGTTTTATGTTTGGTTGATTATCTAAACCTGTGTTTTTAAGCCCCCAGTTCTCCCAGCTCTTTGTTCGGTGTTGTCTATGTTTTACATTGTTGTATTTTAAGTGATTTTGATTCCTTGTATTTTCCTGCATGTTCCCAGTTTATACTCCATTGTTATGCGATTATTGCAGCCACATGTGAccataatattttgaaatattatgagagtttaaaaaaacttttttttttttttaatatattttaaaatgtaatttattcctgtgatggcaaagattttcagcagctatttctccagtcttcagtgtcacacaatCCTTCGgaaatcagaaatcattctaatatgctgatatggtgctcaagaaacatttcaacattatcaatgttgaaaatagttgtgctttcaggattatttgatgaatagaaagttcaaaagaacaactttgatcaaataaaagcatctTTGCtaaacaaaagtattaatttctttaaaacaaacaaacaaacaaacatatatcttactgaacccaaacttttgaacggtagtgtaataTCTTTACCTTTATAACTATAACTTTctcatttaacatatttaatttaaagtatttattagtatttaatCCCACAGTAATTGTATTCTACATATGATTAAACCTTTTTAAgtaatctttttttctctttgcagCAAAGATATCCACAGTGATATGCGATAAGCAGGATAAAGCAGAAATACTGCTagaaaactgtgagaaaaaccATACTCCTGTGTTGAAAACCATCATCCTCATGGACCCCTATGATGCAGCATTGACTGATAGAGGGTCTAAGAGTAGTGTGGACATCCTGTCTCTAAAAGATGTAGAGGTACACTGATAGCGCTCTCTGATCAGTATaaataatgaaacaataaaacaaaatattaaaggcACTGATATCTTTCATTGTCCCAgaacacaatatatatttaaaaacatttgtgttttttaggCCTTGGGaaagaacaaccatcacaagCCAGTTGTGAGTAATAGGTTAATTATGAACTATGAATTAGcaaatagtatttattaatgtatttgatAAACTCAATgtgctttgattttttttttttttcagccaccTAAGCCAGAAGACCTAAGTATTATTTGCTTTACCAGTGGAACCACAGGTAAGTGTGATGCAATCTTTTCTATTCTGCTTCATGaccacaaaaaaacacaacaggCCACATTTATATCTGTGAAGCCAGTGTTGTTCCACCACTAGTGAATTTTGTGGTGAGTTCTAAGTGTATGAGCTTAAATTTTGTATTCTCTGCTTCAGGGGATCCAAAGGGAGCCATGCTGACCCATGAAAATGTGGTAGCAGATGCAGCCGGTGTGGTTAGGACCTTTGAGGTGCTGTATACAGTGATGGCTACATGATTTTTAATCTCTGTGGGAGTGTAGATTTTTAATGTTCGATGTCAAACCTATGTTTCTTCAGAGTGTTTTTGTTCCCATTCCATCCGACGTGTCTATCTCGTTTTTGCCGCTGGCGCACATGTTTGAAAGAGTTGTACAGGTAAGCCGCTCTTTCATATCTGGCTCTCACCGTCATCTTTGATGAAACATTCTTGAAGAACTTTCAAATTTTCAGTGTCGTGTACTAGAATCTTTTATAAATGACATAGATGGATTTCTTTTTGCAGAAGAACACTGAAGTCATGCTTGCTTGTTCCTATTTATGTGTATCAGACAGTGCTGTACAGTGTAGGGGGAAGAGTTGGGTTTTTCCAAGGTGATATCAGACTTCTACCAGACGACATGAAAGCCCTGAAGCCCACTGTATTCCCAGTGGTTCCACGTCTTTTGAATCGTGTTTATGATAAGGTTTGAAACTACACACAGTCACTTTTGGGGCCGTTGCCAAATTTACATGGCATGGTAATATTTCATAGATGGAACGTTATCCATACACTCACTCGTGTATATGTATTGACGctctgcccacgaggctatcggcaCTGACACCGAAaacttaatacatttttacattttcaaaaaacataattctgtatgatttataagctgttttcctcatggggaccaaaaatgtccccacaaggtcaaagaTTGTTGCGGGAACATTTTGTCCCCACAATGTAGGGTTTAcgaggaccacacacacacacagacacacacacaacacacacacatttattataGACTAATAAAAGAAGTATGTGGACACAGCAGTAATATAAATCAGCCAATCAACAAAATGTTCTGCAGCTTATCATTTATTGCACTGTCTAAACTCACACTTATATTAAAGAGATAACTTTTATTGTAACACAGTTTGAGGCTT from Ctenopharyngodon idella isolate HZGC_01 chromosome 12, HZGC01, whole genome shotgun sequence carries:
- the acsl5 gene encoding long-chain-fatty-acid--CoA ligase 5, with the translated sequence MQFLLEFLFTPLSTSGLVFLFSLAAVALVHLNTRPKPLQPPTDLNQQTVGVADGARKSALLKDDNLISYMYEDAKTLYDVFQRGLRVSGNGLCLGYRKKGQPYQWLKYKQVSDRAEFLGSGLLHRGQKPSQESSVGIFAQNRPEWIISELACYTYSMVAVPLYDTLGPEALVFIINRAKISTVICDKQDKAEILLENCEKNHTPVLKTIILMDPYDAALTDRGSKSSVDILSLKDVEALGKNNHHKPVPPKPEDLSIICFTSGTTGDPKGAMLTHENVVADAAGVVRTFESVFVPIPSDVSISFLPLAHMFERVVQTVLYSVGGRVGFFQGDIRLLPDDMKALKPTVFPVVPRLLNRVYDKVQSGAKTPLKKWLLNFAIERKCAEVKQGIIRNDSIWDKLIFHKVQESLGGRVRVMVTGAAPISPSVLSFLRACLGCQIFEAYGQTECTAACSFTIPGDWKTGHVGAPIPCNIVKLVDVEEMNYFTSNGEGEVCVKGKNVFRGYLNDPEKTAEALDKDGWLHTGDIGKWLPSGVLKIIDRKKNIFKLAQGEYIAPEKIENVYIQSAPVAQVFVHGDSLQSSLVAIVVPDPEILPAFAEKLGVKGSLEELCKNQEIKKAIISDLIKLGREAGLKSFEQVKDLYLHPNMFTIENGLLTPTLKAKRADLVKFFKVQIESLYANMH